In one Diceros bicornis minor isolate mBicDic1 chromosome 2, mDicBic1.mat.cur, whole genome shotgun sequence genomic region, the following are encoded:
- the ABHD5 gene encoding 1-acylglycerol-3-phosphate O-acyltransferase ABHD5: MAAEEEEVDSADACQRSGWLTGWLPTWCPTSTSQLKEAEEKILKYVPCTYKKELVRISNGNKIWTLKFSHNISNKTPLVLLHGFGGGLGLWALNFEHLCTDRPVYAFDLLGFGRSSRPRFDSDAEEVENQFVESIEEWRCALGLDKVILLGHNLGGFLAAAYSLKYPSRVNHLILVEPWGFPERPDLADQDRPIPVWIRALGAALTPFNPLAGLRIAGPFGLSLVQRLRPDFKRKYSSMFEDDTVTEYIYHCNVQTPRPFLVQGIMCMQINQKTSTRK; this comes from the exons ATGGCGGCGGAAGAAGAGGAGGTGGACTCGGCAGACGCTTGCCAGAG GTCAGGATGGCTAACTGGTTGGCTTCCCACATGGTGCCCTACGTCTACATCACAACTTAAAGAAGctgaagagaaaattttaaaat ATGTCCCCTGCACATACAAAAAAGAACTTGTTCGTATAtctaatggaaataaaatatggaCACTGAAGTTCTCTCATAATATTTCAAATAAGACTCCACTTGTCCTCCTTCATGGTTTTGGAGGAGGTCTTGGACTCTGGGCACTGaattttgaacatctttgcaCTGATAGACCCGTCTATGCTTTTGACCTGTTGGGCTTTGGACGAAGTAGTAGACCCAGATTTGACAGTGATGCGGAAGAAGTGGAGAATCAGTTTGTGGAATCCATTGAAGAATGGAGATGTGCCCTAGGCTTGGACAAAGTGATCTTGCTTGGACACAACCTGGGTGGGTTCTTGGCTGCTGCTTACTCCCTGAAGTACCCTTCAAG GGTTAATCATCTCATTTTAGTGGAGCCTTGGGGTTTTCCTGAGCGACCAGACCTGGCTGATCAAGACAGACCAATTCCAGTTTGGATCAGAGCCTTGGGAGCAGCATTGACTCCCTTTAACCCTTTAGCTGGCCTCAGGATTGCAGGACCCTTTG GTTTAAGTCTAGTGCAGCGTTTAAGGCCTGATTTCAAACGGAAGTATTCTTCAATGTTTGAAGATGATACTGTGACAGAATACATCTACCACTGTAATGTACAGACTCCAAG GCCATTCTTGGTGCAGGGCATTATGTGTATGCAGATCAACCAGAAGACTTCAACCAGAAAGTAA